The genomic segment CATGGAGTTGCGGCTGTGAAGCGGTCGCGCGGAAGAGGTCGGCGCCGAGGCCACTGCCGCGCCGAGCTGCATCAATGGCTATGTACTCCAGGAGTGCCGCATCGGAGTCGAGGAGGGTAGTGCAGATGGAAAAGCCGACGACGGTGCTGTCGTCGACCGCTGCCAGAAAGATGTATTCGGGTTGCGCGATCATGCGCCGCAGAGCATCCTCGCTTTTGCATTCACTCGGCGGAAGAGCTTGGCTGTAGATGCGGAGGAGTGCGTTAAACTGCGGATCGTCAGCCGAGCTTATTCGCACGATTTCTATCATCGGTGTGTCGACACAAAGCAAAAACGCCTCAGCGTCGTGGAAGGCGCCGAGGCGATTGAGAGTTCCGTTGCACTGCTAGAAGCCCATTACGTTGTAGCCGCAATCGACGTAGAGGGTTTCGCCGGTGACAGCGCTCGCGAGGTCGCTGGCGAGGAATAGGGCGGCGCCGCCCACTTCAAGCTGATCGACGTTACGCTTCAGCGGTGCGCGATCGGCCGCGGCCTTGAGCATGTCGCCGAGAGCGCCAATGCCGCGGGCTGCGAGGGTCTTGATGGGTCCGGCTGAGATGGCGTTGACGCGGATGTTCTTTGGGCCGAGGTCGTTGGCGAGGTAGCGCACGCAGCACTCGAGCGAAGCCTTGGCCATGGCCATCACGTTGTAGTTGGGCACGACCTTTTCGGCGGCGAAGTAGCTGAGGGTCATGATGCTGCCGCCGTCGGTCATCAGCGGAGCAGCGGCGCGGCTCACGGCAATCAGCGAGTAGACGCTGACGTCGTGCGCGATCTTGAAGCCTTCGCGGCTGGTGTTGATGAAGGCGCCCTTGAGGTCTTCGGCCGGCGCGTACGCCACGGCGTGCACCAGGATGTCGATCTTCGCGTACTTCTCTTTGAGCTGGCCGAAGAGGGTTTCGATCTCCTGGTCGCTGGAGACGTCGCACTGGAACCCGGAAGCGCCGGGCAGGTCGTTGATCAGGTCCTCGGCCTCGGCCTTCATGCGCTCGTTCTGATAGCAGATGGCGAGGCTTGCGCCCGCCGCGTGCAGCTTCTGCGCAATGCCCCAGGCGATGGAGCGCTTGTTGGCCAGTCCGAACACAACGGCAGTTTTGCCTGCCAGATCGATCATTTGTTCTCTTTCCTCCGAGGGCCGGTCGAGCGGGTCGGTCGACGGCCAAGCAATTCTTAGGATATCAAGGCGGGACAGGTGGTCAGGAGATCAGGTGATCAAGTGAGCAGGTGGTCCGGCTATCCGCCGAGGTCTACCAACTCGACCTTGCCCGTAGGGCGGCCGAGGAAGCGGGAGCCGAGGCGCTCGAATTTTTCAACGGAGTCAGTCGCGAAGCAGCGGACCTGCGCTGTGTCGGATTTGTCGGCGTCGCTCTGGCCGAAGAGCTTCATCGCGGCCTCGGCTGTGGCCTCGGCTGAGTCGATCACGCGTACGCCTGGGGTCACCGCTTGCTCGAGCAGCTTGCGAATCAGCGGATAGTGGGTGCATCCCAGCACCAGCGTGTCGTAGTTGAGGCCGGCGGCTTTCGCTTCGGCGCGCAGCTCGGAAAGGTAGACGTCGATGACCTGCCGCGTCACCGGATGATCAGTCCAGCCCTCTTCCACGAGGGGCACCAGCAGCGGGCAGGCTTTTTCGAGGGCGCGCAATCCCTGCGCATGGCAGGCGGAGGCGTAGGCGTGGCTCTGCACCGTGGCGGCCGTGGCGATTACCAGGACGTCGCCGGTCTTCGAGGCTGCATGGGCTGCGATCGCGCCGGGTTCCACTACGCCGAGGACCGGCACGGGCACGGCGTCCTGAATGGCGTCGAGAGCCAAAGCGCTTGCCGTGTTGCAGGCGATCACGAGGTACTCGGCGCCTTGCTTCACGAGATACTGCGCGGCTTCGGACGCATAGTGCGCGATGGTTCTCCGCGACTTCGATCCGTACGGCAGTCGGGCGGTGTCGCCCAGAAACGTGTAGCACGCGTGGGGGATGTGCTTGAGCAGCGCGCTCAGGACAGTCAGCCCGCCGAAGCCGGAGTCGAATACGCCGATGTGGGGAGATTTCATCGTGGACCTGCAACTGCTGGAACCGAATCCGAGGTGGGTGCTGCGTCGGAATCGGATACAAGGTAGGTGCGCGTCAAATCTGCGTGGCCAGCGAGGGAGGGCCGCACCTGCCCGTCGACGAGGAATCGCACCTCTCTCACCTGGGGTAAGTTCGCGTGCAGGGTGCCGCAGATGGAAAGCACTGTGAGGCTCTCGGTTTCCAGACCGGATGGATGGCTGGCCGCGAAGCTACCCTTCAGGTTCACCACCGCCATTTGCGGACCGGAGTCCTTCACCGATGCTGCGCTTCCGGTTTTTGCGGCAGGCAGAAGGAAAACCTGGGCCACGGAGGTTGCGCCGCCCGGGACGGGATGCGTCGAATCGGAGGCGGCATACAGATCGAGCAGTTTGCCCAGCACGGCGCGGGCCTTTGCGCCGGGGTCAGCGGGCAGCGGAAGCGAGTGCACCTGCGAGCGGAGCGAGTTGTCGTCATCGCTGGCGACCATGAGCGTAGCCTGCTCCGGTGCGGCCACCTGGGGCGCCTGGGTGGGAGCGGAGTCCTGCCCGGCCAGCATTTGGTCGTGGGCTTTCTCGCGCATGCGGAACAGCACGCCGCCCATGATCAGCGAGGCCAGCAGAAGGACGATCAGGATGACTGCCTGGTGGCGGGGAATCATGGCTGGCGGCCTCCAGGGTTTCCGGCTTCGGCGCGCCACTCGAGCAGCGCGGTTGCCAGAGTGGCAGCGATGCGCGCCTGGTAATCGGGATTGTCTGGCTCGGCCGTCACCTTTTTGTCGGCGCTGCGCTCGGGGGCCAGCTCGATGGCGACTGCCGGGCAGGTCATGTTGTCGATGCCGGGCAGGGGAACTCTTGCCAAGGTGACGGTTGCGCCGCCGTGCTGCAGCGCGGAGTTAAGCGCGCCGGTGAGCGCAAGGCTACGCGTCACGTAAACGGACTGCGCGGTCTTCCATGGCATGAAGCGGGTCGCTGTCACGGGCGGGAGATTCGAGGCAAACAGGTGCACGCCCGAGCCGGTCTCCGCTACGTGCAGGCTGATGCAGCCTTGTGCATTGGCATGATTGGCGATGGCCGCCCGCTGATCTGTGGTGACGGATTGATCGCCATCGCGGGTCATGATGACCTGAATGCCGCGCGCGCCGAGCAGCGATTTGAGGCGCACGCTGAGGGCGAGGGTGGCGGCCTTCTCATAGGTGCCGTCGGAGAGGTGGCCTCCAAGGTCGTCGCCGCCGTGGGCTGCGTCGATGACTACAACAAAGCGCGGAGGAGGGAGAGGCGCTTGCACCGTTGGCTGGGGTGCTGCGGATTGCGGAGCCGCAGGTTGCGGCGCAGTCACGGGTCCCGTTGCCGGGGCAGCCTGCGCGGCGCCCGCGACAGAGGTAACGGAAACCATGAGCGCGGCGAGGACGCACCTTGCAATCGGGGTCATATCCTCATCCGCCGATCCAGTTCGTCTTCTTTGCGATCCAGAAGGCCTATTTTTACGCGCGAGAGGAGCTTTGGGTCCGCGGGGACATCCAGACCCAGATTCTTCAGCCGCAGCAAGATGCGATACGCCTCGGGTGGTTCGATGCTTCCATGGAAGATCGTTTTCTTCCTGCCGTTCACGTAGAACCGAATCCCGTAAACACTCCTCCCGGTGCTGGATCCGAAATATTTGAGGCGAAACCCCGAGACGTCGATCGCTTCGTAGGTGCGAGTCACCCACCGGCCTGTGAAGGAATACCAGGGAATCCGGGTGGTGGTCACCTGACTGCGAGTGCAGCTCAGGATCGCTCCGGCGGGGCAAAGCAATCGGATCCCAAGCAGCACAAACAGGATGGAAAAGGCCGTCCCGAAGATGGCCTCATCGAAATGGTCTGCGGAGTAGCCGTGAGTCAGATACCACCAACTGCTGTGCCTGTAAGAGCTTGAAGAAAACCACATCCAGTAGTTCAGCCAAGCGGCCCCGCTGACGATTACAGCGCAGAACCAGAGGCAATTCCGTTTTGGGCCGAATGGGAGATTGCACCGTGCTTTGAGAGTGTCGCCGGTCGTCTCTATCTCGAATTTCTGCCGCCCGTAATAGTGTTTCGACATGGTATCGCGCACGTGAACGAGTTCGCGGCTACTCGAGGCCATAGATCGTGAGCCCGCTCAGCAGCTTGGGGTAGAAATCGGTGGACTTCTGCGGCATAACCTCACCGGCGAAGGCCACTTCTTTCATCTGGTCCATGGTGACCGGCTTGGTCAGGAACGCTACGTCGGCATCGCCGCGCCGCACCTGGTCCACTGCTTCGGCGGCGTCACGGAGGTAGCGGAGGTTCGTCTGCTCGCGAACTTTTTCGGCGTCCAGGCCGAGAAGCTTGTCGAGAATGACCGCATGCAATTGCGTCAGGTCGAGTTGCTTTTGCCGCTCGGGGATCCCGTCGAGCGCGGCCTGTACGGCATCTGCCTTCGGGCGCAGCAGCCACGCGCCTGAGCGGGTCACAGCGACGAACGCTGTGCCAGCCTGTTCCTTCAGTGCGCTCAAATATCCGGCCGCATCTCCGGCCGGAAGCGAATCTGCCGTGAAGTATTGGGACGCCGACTTGATAAACGCAGCCGGATCGAAGCTCGCGAGCCCGTGCACCACACGGTGGGTCGGCAGGATCACCAGGCCGTCCGAATCCATGTTGATGAACGTCATCATCACGGCGGCTTCGGGGAATGGCGGTGCCGGCAACTGGTTCACGCTGGTTTCACCTTTGGCCGGATGAGCCGCAGCGTGCTCTTTCGAGTACGCCAGCGCTGTCTCGTAGCGGTGGTGGCCATCGGCGATGATCAGCTTCTTGTCGTTCATCGCGGTGGTGAGCAAGCGGATCGTGGCTGGGTCGCTTATGCGCCACAGGCGGTGCTGCACGCCGTACTCGTCTTTCACGTCGGCGTCAGGGGTTCCGTTGCCGTCGTAAAGGATCTTTTCCACGCTGCCGGCAGGGTCGGAATACAGCATAAAAATCTGTCCGAAGTGGGCGCGGGTAGCTTTCAGCAGGTTGAGTCGATCACTTTTTGGCTTGGACAACGTCTGTTCATGACGGAATACCACCTGATCCGCATAATCGTGGAGTTTCCCCAGAGCGATGAAACCGCGCCGCTCTTTGATTACGTCGGACCCGGGGACCTTGAAGACTTGCGCGTAGGCAAAGACGCAGGGGGCCTTCTCCTGGATCAGCACTCCCTGCTCGCGCCATGCCTTGAAGTCGCGGGCCGCGCGGCTATAGACGCTATCCCCCCTCTCGGCATCGAAGAGTTCAGGCAGGCCGAGGATGATGCGGACCAGGTTGTAAGGGCTGCTTTGGTAGTAGGCCTGCTGCATGGCCGGGGAGATTTTGTCATAGGGCTGCGTAACTACATCGTCCAGTCGGACAGCGGCCGGATTGTATCGCCAGGCACGGAACGGGTAGATATTGGCCATGCGAATTAGACTTGCTCCGTGTTAATGCGGCGGCGTTAAGCTGCCGATAACAAAGAACCTTGAGGGGTTCTGCAGTCGATTGTATCGCGAGCACCGGCGGC from the Occallatibacter riparius genome contains:
- a CDS encoding enoyl-ACP reductase FabI translates to MIDLAGKTAVVFGLANKRSIAWGIAQKLHAAGASLAICYQNERMKAEAEDLINDLPGASGFQCDVSSDQEIETLFGQLKEKYAKIDILVHAVAYAPAEDLKGAFINTSREGFKIAHDVSVYSLIAVSRAAAPLMTDGGSIMTLSYFAAEKVVPNYNVMAMAKASLECCVRYLANDLGPKNIRVNAISAGPIKTLAARGIGALGDMLKAAADRAPLKRNVDQLEVGGAALFLASDLASAVTGETLYVDCGYNVMGF
- the murI gene encoding glutamate racemase, giving the protein MKSPHIGVFDSGFGGLTVLSALLKHIPHACYTFLGDTARLPYGSKSRRTIAHYASEAAQYLVKQGAEYLVIACNTASALALDAIQDAVPVPVLGVVEPGAIAAHAASKTGDVLVIATAATVQSHAYASACHAQGLRALEKACPLLVPLVEEGWTDHPVTRQVIDVYLSELRAEAKAAGLNYDTLVLGCTHYPLIRKLLEQAVTPGVRVIDSAEATAEAAMKLFGQSDADKSDTAQVRCFATDSVEKFERLGSRFLGRPTGKVELVDLGG
- a CDS encoding GerMN domain-containing protein, encoding MIPRHQAVILIVLLLASLIMGGVLFRMREKAHDQMLAGQDSAPTQAPQVAAPEQATLMVASDDDNSLRSQVHSLPLPADPGAKARAVLGKLLDLYAASDSTHPVPGGATSVAQVFLLPAAKTGSAASVKDSGPQMAVVNLKGSFAASHPSGLETESLTVLSICGTLHANLPQVREVRFLVDGQVRPSLAGHADLTRTYLVSDSDAAPTSDSVPAVAGPR
- a CDS encoding N-acetylmuramoyl-L-alanine amidase family protein, with the protein product MTPIARCVLAALMVSVTSVAGAAQAAPATGPVTAPQPAAPQSAAPQPTVQAPLPPPRFVVVIDAAHGGDDLGGHLSDGTYEKAATLALSVRLKSLLGARGIQVIMTRDGDQSVTTDQRAAIANHANAQGCISLHVAETGSGVHLFASNLPPVTATRFMPWKTAQSVYVTRSLALTGALNSALQHGGATVTLARVPLPGIDNMTCPAVAIELAPERSADKKVTAEPDNPDYQARIAATLATALLEWRAEAGNPGGRQP
- a CDS encoding DUF1015 domain-containing protein, with amino-acid sequence MANIYPFRAWRYNPAAVRLDDVVTQPYDKISPAMQQAYYQSSPYNLVRIILGLPELFDAERGDSVYSRAARDFKAWREQGVLIQEKAPCVFAYAQVFKVPGSDVIKERRGFIALGKLHDYADQVVFRHEQTLSKPKSDRLNLLKATRAHFGQIFMLYSDPAGSVEKILYDGNGTPDADVKDEYGVQHRLWRISDPATIRLLTTAMNDKKLIIADGHHRYETALAYSKEHAAAHPAKGETSVNQLPAPPFPEAAVMMTFINMDSDGLVILPTHRVVHGLASFDPAAFIKSASQYFTADSLPAGDAAGYLSALKEQAGTAFVAVTRSGAWLLRPKADAVQAALDGIPERQKQLDLTQLHAVILDKLLGLDAEKVREQTNLRYLRDAAEAVDQVRRGDADVAFLTKPVTMDQMKEVAFAGEVMPQKSTDFYPKLLSGLTIYGLE